In a genomic window of Candidatus Binatus sp.:
- a CDS encoding acyl-CoA carboxylase subunit beta, which translates to MSWEKEVEEIRRRVEIAKGMGGPDNVKRQHDGGKLTVRERIERLLDAGTFHEYGALAGAPKYEGQTLASIMPANFVGGTGRINGRRVVVGGDDFTVRGGAADASIGNKQGYAELLAHELHLPIVRLVDGTGGGGSVRSLDTMKRTYIPANPAFDVLVKLMGEVPVVAGCMGSVAGLGAARVAASHFSVMVRGSSQLFIAGPPVVKWGVGEELTKEELGGSEIHAHISGAVDNEAESEDDAFAQIRRFLSYLPQSVWNVPPRVTPDDDPARREDELIGIVPRNRRHGYDVRRILELVMDRESCFEMTPFFGPSLVTGFARLDGFPVGVMASDPFSIGGSLDGPASDKMVKFLDLCDTFHLPVVNFVDQPGFLIGREAEMAGTIRRGVRALYALFQTTTPLVAIIVRKAFGVAGAGHGITTGLNLRYAWPSADWGSLPIEGGIEAAYKRDLAASSDPEKLRKELEEKFNAVRSPIRTAEAFGIEEIIDPRDTRPILVDWVHQAYEIVPTLLGIRTRTMRP; encoded by the coding sequence ATGTCCTGGGAAAAGGAAGTCGAAGAAATCCGCCGCCGCGTCGAGATCGCCAAAGGGATGGGCGGACCCGACAACGTCAAGCGCCAGCACGACGGCGGCAAGCTCACGGTGCGCGAGCGGATCGAAAGGCTGCTCGACGCGGGAACCTTTCACGAGTATGGAGCGCTGGCCGGCGCGCCGAAATACGAGGGGCAGACGCTCGCGTCGATCATGCCGGCGAACTTCGTCGGCGGCACCGGGCGAATCAACGGACGGCGGGTGGTGGTCGGCGGCGACGACTTCACGGTGCGCGGCGGTGCGGCGGACGCGTCGATCGGCAATAAGCAGGGCTACGCGGAACTGCTCGCGCATGAACTGCATCTGCCGATCGTGCGGCTGGTGGACGGAACCGGCGGCGGCGGCAGCGTGCGCTCGCTCGACACGATGAAACGGACCTACATCCCGGCCAATCCCGCGTTCGACGTGCTGGTGAAATTGATGGGCGAGGTGCCCGTGGTCGCGGGATGCATGGGCTCGGTGGCGGGGCTTGGCGCTGCGCGCGTGGCGGCGTCGCATTTCTCGGTGATGGTTCGCGGGTCGAGCCAGTTGTTTATAGCGGGCCCTCCAGTGGTCAAATGGGGCGTGGGCGAGGAGCTGACCAAGGAAGAACTCGGCGGCTCCGAAATCCACGCGCACATCAGCGGCGCGGTGGACAACGAGGCCGAGAGCGAGGACGACGCGTTCGCGCAGATTCGGCGCTTCCTGTCGTACTTGCCGCAAAGCGTGTGGAATGTGCCGCCGCGGGTGACGCCCGACGACGACCCCGCCCGGCGCGAGGATGAATTGATCGGCATCGTGCCGCGCAATCGGCGCCACGGTTACGACGTGCGGCGAATCCTGGAACTGGTGATGGACCGGGAGTCCTGTTTCGAGATGACGCCGTTCTTCGGGCCGTCGCTGGTTACGGGATTTGCGCGGCTCGACGGATTCCCGGTCGGGGTGATGGCGAGCGATCCGTTCTCGATTGGCGGATCGCTGGACGGACCGGCGTCGGACAAGATGGTCAAGTTCCTCGATCTTTGCGACACGTTTCACCTGCCGGTGGTGAACTTCGTCGATCAGCCGGGATTCCTGATCGGACGCGAGGCCGAGATGGCGGGAACGATTCGGCGCGGGGTGCGCGCGCTGTATGCGCTGTTCCAGACGACGACGCCGCTGGTTGCGATCATCGTGCGCAAGGCGTTCGGAGTGGCGGGCGCGGGCCATGGGATCACGACCGGGCTGAATCTGCGCTACGCGTGGCCGTCGGCGGATTGGGGCTCGCTGCCGATCGAGGGAGGGATCGAAGCGGCATACAAGCGGGACCTGGCGGCGTCGAGCGACCCCGAAAAATTGCGAAAAGAGTTAGAGGAGAAATTCAACGCCGTGCGCTCGCCGATTCGCACCGCGGAAGCGTTTGGAATCGAGGAAATAATCGATCCGCGCGATACGCGGCCGATCCTCGTCGACTGGGTGCATCAGGCGTACGAGATAGTTCCCACGCTGCTGGGAATCAGAACGCGGACGATGCGCCCGTAA
- a CDS encoding MFS transporter, which produces MNGFVASRTLTEYPRGAHRWSLLILTVLASILGAYDFQLAPLLPILLPYLHLSHVAYGAFITFAVLISGISAFFGGPLADRYGRVLIIDICLGLVTGLLFLNVLITGIVSFVILRTSMGIVAGLTAGALAALVRDMSPRLSRALAFGLLTIGPVGAAFLANYVAGTTLPIYHTWQSQIWIMGFFAVAMYVPIVLWLCDLSPELRMQIMKTEIQALAAEGRLPSASELPSGTRDAFRRLLGHFEVWLLVIGVSANLTLYFAIQGFGPLMFTEAFHYTPAEAAKMNGYFWLANLAALVLTGIVSDRLQTRKPIAIFGAVLASILMAWWIPTFGHALPHATMAMVASLMGCFLAIGYVPWAAQFSEALEDVSPALQATGWAFFGLIARGWVAISAPLSLYVAVHYGWGEWVKVALGGMIIYIIAMSFTRGHSAVEKQAQPAPAADPAGAGG; this is translated from the coding sequence ATGAACGGTTTCGTGGCGAGTCGAACGCTCACTGAATATCCGCGCGGCGCCCATCGGTGGTCCCTGCTGATCCTGACGGTGCTCGCCTCGATTCTGGGCGCATACGACTTCCAGCTGGCTCCCTTGCTGCCAATCCTGCTCCCATACCTGCATCTGAGCCACGTCGCGTACGGCGCATTCATAACGTTTGCCGTGCTGATTTCCGGAATCTCCGCGTTTTTCGGCGGTCCGCTGGCAGACCGCTACGGCCGCGTCCTCATCATCGACATATGTCTTGGCCTGGTCACCGGCCTGTTGTTCCTGAACGTGTTGATCACGGGCATCGTCTCATTTGTGATTCTGCGCACCTCGATGGGAATCGTGGCCGGTCTGACGGCCGGCGCCCTGGCGGCGCTGGTGCGGGATATGTCGCCGCGGCTCAGCCGTGCGCTGGCCTTCGGACTGCTGACGATCGGTCCGGTCGGCGCCGCCTTCCTCGCCAACTACGTAGCGGGAACGACGCTGCCGATTTATCACACCTGGCAATCGCAGATTTGGATAATGGGATTCTTCGCGGTCGCGATGTACGTCCCGATTGTGCTGTGGCTATGCGATCTGAGCCCCGAACTGCGCATGCAGATTATGAAGACTGAAATCCAGGCGCTCGCCGCCGAGGGACGCCTGCCGTCGGCCTCCGAACTTCCTTCCGGCACCCGCGACGCCTTCAGGCGCCTGCTCGGTCATTTCGAGGTCTGGCTGCTCGTCATCGGGGTAAGCGCGAACCTGACGCTGTATTTTGCGATCCAGGGCTTCGGGCCGTTGATGTTCACCGAGGCGTTTCATTACACGCCGGCCGAAGCGGCGAAGATGAATGGATACTTCTGGCTGGCGAACCTCGCCGCCCTGGTGCTGACGGGGATAGTCTCCGATCGCCTGCAAACCCGCAAACCGATCGCGATCTTCGGCGCGGTGCTCGCCTCGATTCTGATGGCCTGGTGGATTCCAACCTTCGGTCACGCGCTGCCACACGCCACGATGGCGATGGTCGCGTCGCTGATGGGATGCTTCCTGGCGATCGGCTACGTGCCGTGGGCGGCCCAGTTCTCCGAGGCGCTCGAGGACGTCTCCCCCGCTCTGCAAGCGACCGGATGGGCCTTCTTCGGGCTGATTGCGCGCGGATGGGTCGCGATCTCAGCGCCGTTGTCTCTCTACGTCGCGGTCCATTACGGATGGGGTGAGTGGGTCAAAGTCGCGCTGGGCGGAATGATAATCTACATCATCGCGATGTCGTTCACTCGCGGCCATTCGGCGGTTGAAAAGCAAGCTCAACCCGCCCCGGCGGCCGATCCCGCAGGCGCCGGCGGCTGA
- a CDS encoding acetyl-CoA carboxylase biotin carboxyl carrier protein subunit yields MDIKSPAVGKVLRLSVESGAQVARGDEVMVIESMKVEIPVKAPANGRIMEFRVKPGDQIQRNFVLAVIEA; encoded by the coding sequence ATGGATATAAAGAGCCCCGCCGTGGGCAAGGTGCTGAGACTCTCGGTCGAGAGCGGGGCGCAAGTCGCGCGTGGCGACGAAGTGATGGTGATCGAATCGATGAAGGTCGAGATACCGGTCAAGGCCCCGGCCAATGGGCGCATCATGGAGTTTCGGGTCAAGCCCGGCGATCAGATTCAGCGCAATTTCGTTCTCGCCGTGATCGAAGCGTGA
- a CDS encoding acyl-CoA dehydrogenase, translating to MDFNFSAEDEAFRQEFRSWLHANLPKAAKAGDGGDSMREETREDSPDDWKRRVEWHKKMHAGGWVGISWPKEYGGRGATLTQQIIYNEELAKVDSPVLVNGLGIMLAGPTIIHWGTEEQKQRHVPKILSADELWCQGYSEPDAGSDVASLKTRAIEEGDYFIVNGQKVWTSDAHHADMCLLLVRTDPDAPKHKGISYILVDMHSPGVVVRPLVQITGDANFNEVFFEDVKVPKKNLIGEKNQGWQVAITTLMFERSGIGGGRDLMAQVKELVELAKTIRSNGHTAWEDTSVRQRLSGFACEAAALRYTGFRQLTRRLKGLPPGPEGSLLKLCNSELNVRINNFAMEILGPYSQMEFNAPYAMDKGRWSYRMLASRALTIAGGTSEIQHNIIGERVLGLPKG from the coding sequence ATGGATTTCAATTTCAGCGCCGAAGACGAGGCGTTTCGCCAGGAGTTTCGCAGCTGGCTCCATGCCAACCTGCCCAAGGCGGCCAAGGCCGGAGACGGCGGCGACTCCATGCGCGAAGAAACCCGCGAAGACAGCCCGGACGACTGGAAGCGACGGGTCGAGTGGCACAAGAAGATGCACGCCGGCGGATGGGTCGGAATCAGCTGGCCCAAGGAGTACGGCGGACGCGGCGCGACGCTCACCCAGCAAATCATTTACAACGAGGAGCTCGCGAAAGTTGACTCGCCGGTGCTGGTCAACGGACTGGGCATCATGCTGGCCGGTCCGACGATCATTCATTGGGGCACCGAGGAGCAGAAGCAGCGCCACGTTCCGAAAATTCTTTCGGCCGACGAGCTCTGGTGCCAGGGATATTCCGAGCCCGACGCCGGCTCCGACGTGGCCAGCCTGAAGACGCGCGCCATCGAGGAAGGCGACTACTTTATCGTCAACGGCCAGAAGGTCTGGACCTCCGACGCGCATCACGCGGACATGTGTCTCCTGCTGGTCCGCACCGATCCCGACGCGCCCAAGCATAAGGGGATCAGCTACATCCTGGTTGACATGCACAGTCCCGGCGTGGTCGTGCGCCCGCTGGTGCAGATCACGGGCGACGCGAATTTCAACGAAGTCTTCTTCGAGGACGTGAAGGTGCCGAAGAAGAATCTTATCGGCGAGAAAAACCAGGGATGGCAGGTCGCAATCACCACGCTGATGTTCGAACGGTCGGGAATCGGCGGCGGCCGCGACCTGATGGCCCAGGTCAAGGAGCTGGTCGAGCTGGCCAAGACGATCCGCAGCAACGGACACACGGCGTGGGAAGATACCAGCGTGCGCCAGCGGCTGAGCGGTTTCGCGTGCGAGGCGGCCGCGCTGCGCTACACCGGCTTTCGGCAACTGACGCGCCGGCTCAAGGGTCTGCCGCCGGGGCCCGAGGGCTCGCTGCTCAAGCTGTGCAACAGCGAACTTAACGTGCGCATCAACAATTTCGCGATGGAGATACTGGGGCCGTACAGCCAGATGGAATTCAACGCGCCGTATGCGATGGACAAAGGCAGGTGGTCGTATCGGATGCTGGCATCGCGGGCGCTGACGATCGCCGGCGGCACCAGCGAAATCCAGCACAACATCATCGGCGAGCGCGTGCTCGGATTGCCCAAGGGCTAG
- a CDS encoding NAD(P)-dependent oxidoreductase, with product MEIGWIGTGIMGAPMARRLIGAGNRVRVFNRSADKARALAPDGAIVAADAPACVAGAEAVFIMVPDTPDVEATVAKIEPALAAGQLVVDMSTISPMAERAIASRLKRAGVDYLDAPVSGGDVGARDGTLAIMVGGEALAFGRARGLFELLGRRVTHMGASGAGQMTKLANQIAVALALEAAAEAIKFGQAGGLDASRVVEAIGAGAAGSWQLSNLGPKIIAGDYRPGFFIKLIRKDLRLVVEAARESGLALPGLSLMASMFNAAAALGHDLDGTQAVAAALDRLADVK from the coding sequence ATGGAAATCGGATGGATCGGAACCGGAATAATGGGCGCGCCGATGGCGCGACGATTGATCGGCGCGGGCAATCGCGTCCGCGTCTTCAATCGCTCAGCCGACAAGGCGCGAGCGCTCGCCCCTGACGGCGCGATCGTCGCCGCGGACGCGCCTGCGTGCGTCGCGGGCGCGGAAGCGGTGTTCATCATGGTGCCCGACACGCCCGACGTAGAGGCGACGGTCGCGAAGATCGAACCCGCGCTGGCCGCCGGGCAACTGGTCGTCGATATGAGCACTATTTCGCCGATGGCGGAGCGCGCGATCGCGTCGCGGCTGAAGCGGGCCGGCGTCGATTACCTGGATGCGCCGGTGTCGGGCGGCGACGTCGGCGCCCGCGACGGCACGCTCGCGATCATGGTTGGCGGGGAAGCGCTGGCGTTCGGGCGTGCCCGTGGGCTGTTCGAGCTGCTTGGGCGGCGGGTAACGCACATGGGCGCGTCGGGCGCGGGCCAGATGACCAAGCTTGCCAATCAAATCGCGGTCGCGCTCGCGCTGGAGGCGGCGGCCGAGGCGATCAAGTTCGGGCAAGCGGGCGGTCTGGATGCGTCGCGGGTGGTCGAGGCGATAGGCGCGGGCGCGGCCGGGTCGTGGCAGTTGTCGAATCTCGGTCCCAAAATAATCGCCGGCGATTATCGGCCCGGGTTCTTTATCAAGCTGATTCGCAAGGACCTGCGCCTGGTGGTCGAGGCGGCGCGCGAATCGGGCCTGGCGCTGCCCGGACTTTCGCTGATGGCCTCGATGTTCAACGCGGCCGCCGCGCTCGGCCACGATCTCGACGGCACGCAGGCGGTCGCGGCGGCGCTCGACAGATTGGCGGACGTGAAGTAG
- a CDS encoding enoyl-CoA hydratase has protein sequence MADHLLTELKDRVLYLTMNRPDKLNALSAEMMGGLVDNLRRAATNREIGAVVLTGAGRGFCSGGDIGGMRERNEGAGAAGAAQTIEDLVAGLRRGEEASQMLHEMAKVTIAAVNGPAAGAGLSLAMACDIRIASDTARFATAFAKVGFSGDYGGTWSLTQLVGSAKARELYFLADVIGADEALRIGLANRVVPSASYRDEVHAIASRIANGPSIAYSYMKANLNAAINHEFNELLDREAWGQIMTGLTQDHREAVKAFLEKRPPTFKGR, from the coding sequence ATGGCAGACCATCTGCTCACGGAACTGAAAGACCGCGTCCTTTACCTCACGATGAATCGGCCCGACAAGCTCAACGCCCTGAGCGCCGAGATGATGGGCGGGCTGGTGGACAACCTGAGGCGCGCCGCGACCAATCGCGAGATAGGCGCCGTCGTGCTGACCGGCGCCGGGCGCGGATTCTGCTCCGGCGGAGATATCGGCGGGATGCGCGAACGCAACGAGGGCGCCGGCGCAGCGGGCGCGGCGCAGACGATAGAGGATCTGGTGGCGGGACTGCGGCGCGGCGAAGAAGCGTCGCAGATGCTGCACGAGATGGCGAAGGTGACGATCGCAGCGGTCAACGGACCGGCGGCCGGCGCGGGACTGAGCCTGGCGATGGCGTGCGACATCAGGATCGCGTCCGACACGGCGCGTTTCGCCACGGCGTTCGCCAAGGTCGGTTTCTCGGGTGATTACGGCGGCACCTGGTCGCTGACGCAATTGGTCGGGTCGGCCAAGGCGCGCGAATTATATTTTCTGGCCGACGTGATCGGCGCCGACGAGGCATTGCGAATCGGATTGGCAAATCGCGTGGTGCCGTCGGCGTCGTACCGCGACGAGGTGCATGCGATAGCGTCGAGGATCGCCAACGGTCCGTCGATTGCCTATTCATATATGAAGGCGAATCTCAACGCGGCGATCAATCACGAGTTCAACGAGCTGCTCGATCGCGAGGCGTGGGGGCAAATTATGACCGGCCTGACCCAGGACCATCGCGAGGCCGTCAAAGCGTTTCTCGAGAAGCGCCCGCCGACCTTCAAGGGCAGATAG
- a CDS encoding enoyl-CoA hydratase/isomerase family protein, giving the protein MDFKTIIYDARDHVAKITINRAERMNGYNETMVKEMCAAIDLARQDDEVRVLIITGSGRAFCAGGDISGAPESHSRFHGHPMGHMLEMREGFHQLVLSLHRFDKPVIAAINGAAVAGGLTLALSCDFRIASDQARLGDTALKFALLCDEGGAYLFPRFMGLDRALKMTLLSEVYDAKTALELGLVTEVVPHAELEARVNDFARRLAEGPPLAIRLAKRMMYKQREMTLENALEDAALNVMITNPSEDVREGIRAFREKRKPNFKGK; this is encoded by the coding sequence ATGGACTTCAAGACGATCATCTACGATGCGCGCGACCACGTCGCGAAAATCACCATCAACCGCGCCGAGCGGATGAACGGGTACAACGAGACGATGGTCAAGGAAATGTGCGCGGCGATCGATCTCGCGCGCCAGGACGACGAGGTCCGCGTGTTGATCATCACGGGCAGCGGACGCGCGTTCTGCGCCGGCGGCGATATCAGCGGCGCGCCCGAGAGCCATTCGCGATTCCACGGGCATCCGATGGGCCACATGCTCGAGATGCGCGAAGGGTTCCATCAGCTGGTGCTGTCGTTGCATCGCTTCGACAAACCCGTGATCGCGGCGATTAACGGCGCGGCGGTGGCAGGCGGCCTGACGCTCGCGCTTTCGTGCGATTTCAGAATCGCGTCGGACCAGGCGCGGCTGGGGGACACCGCGCTCAAGTTCGCGCTGCTGTGCGACGAAGGCGGAGCGTACCTTTTCCCGCGCTTCATGGGACTGGATCGCGCACTCAAGATGACGCTGCTGTCTGAAGTTTACGACGCCAAGACGGCGCTCGAACTCGGGCTGGTTACCGAAGTGGTGCCGCACGCGGAACTGGAGGCGCGAGTGAACGATTTCGCGCGGCGGCTCGCGGAAGGACCGCCCTTGGCAATAAGATTGGCCAAACGCATGATGTACAAGCAGCGCGAGATGACGCTCGAGAATGCGCTCGAGGACGCCGCGCTCAACGTGATGATCACGAATCCGTCCGAGGACGTGCGCGAGGGCATCCGCGCCTTTCGCGAGAAGCGCAAGCCGAATTTCAAGGGCAAATGA
- a CDS encoding pyridoxamine 5'-phosphate oxidase family protein — MPMKKKDIEKLLKKPIVAVVAVTAPDGGPHAVPTWFEYAGGQIVFHTAAQSFKYKCLVRDPRVTLVVDTKKAPYKTVVLKGRATLEEKIDDKRTERMAVEYLGKKLGKAYAKSLKGNKVVVVSFKPARTISWDYGQERP, encoded by the coding sequence ATGCCGATGAAGAAAAAAGATATCGAGAAGCTGCTCAAGAAACCGATCGTCGCGGTGGTTGCGGTTACCGCGCCCGACGGCGGGCCGCACGCGGTGCCGACCTGGTTCGAGTACGCCGGCGGGCAAATCGTTTTCCACACCGCAGCGCAGTCGTTCAAATACAAATGCCTGGTGCGCGATCCGCGCGTGACGCTGGTGGTCGATACCAAGAAGGCGCCCTACAAGACGGTGGTGCTGAAGGGACGCGCCACGCTCGAGGAAAAGATCGACGACAAACGCACGGAGCGGATGGCGGTCGAGTACCTGGGCAAGAAACTCGGCAAGGCGTACGCGAAGTCGCTCAAGGGCAACAAGGTCGTGGTGGTGAGCTTCAAGCCGGCGCGGACGATCTCGTGGGACTACGGGCAGGAGCGGCCATAG
- a CDS encoding Mrp/NBP35 family ATP-binding protein, giving the protein MARQVPDDAVIEALGHVKYPGYAADIVALGIVEDVRPAQSGGCAITIRQVTERDEVIRELAGRIHHALTHDLGVPSVELRVHRIEAELGEKTGRVRLEGTKHIIAVGSGKGGVGKSTVAANLAVALARLGLSVGLLDADMYGPSVPMMFKAGDERPKPAGGQNFFPIEKYGVKLISIGFFMGEKAPVIWRGPMVMGAVRQFLKDTLWGSQDFLVVDLPPGTGDAQLTLAQQVSLDGAVIVTTPQDVALLDATRAIKMFRQVHCPILGVVENMSYFVCPDCGERDELFGHGGGERMAAEEGIPLLARIPIYPEVRQAGDDGMPITIAKPEHPASVAFMELARRIANAADG; this is encoded by the coding sequence GTGGCACGACAGGTACCAGACGATGCGGTTATCGAGGCGCTCGGACACGTAAAGTATCCCGGTTACGCCGCCGACATCGTTGCGCTTGGAATCGTCGAGGATGTCCGGCCCGCGCAAAGCGGCGGCTGCGCGATCACGATTCGACAGGTCACCGAGCGCGACGAGGTGATCCGCGAGCTGGCCGGAAGAATCCATCACGCGCTCACGCACGACCTAGGGGTGCCCAGCGTCGAGCTCAGGGTGCATCGAATCGAAGCCGAGCTGGGCGAAAAAACCGGCCGGGTGCGGCTGGAAGGCACCAAGCACATAATCGCGGTGGGAAGCGGCAAGGGCGGAGTCGGCAAATCCACCGTCGCGGCGAACCTTGCGGTGGCGCTGGCGCGATTGGGGCTCAGCGTCGGTCTGCTGGACGCCGACATGTACGGGCCGTCGGTACCGATGATGTTCAAGGCTGGCGACGAGCGGCCCAAGCCGGCGGGCGGACAGAATTTCTTTCCGATCGAAAAGTACGGGGTGAAGCTGATCTCGATCGGATTTTTCATGGGCGAGAAGGCACCGGTTATCTGGCGCGGACCGATGGTGATGGGGGCGGTGCGCCAATTTCTCAAGGACACGCTGTGGGGCAGCCAGGATTTTCTGGTGGTAGATCTTCCGCCCGGCACCGGCGACGCGCAGTTGACGCTCGCGCAGCAAGTCTCGCTCGACGGCGCCGTGATCGTGACGACGCCCCAGGACGTTGCGCTGCTCGACGCGACGCGCGCGATCAAGATGTTTCGGCAGGTGCATTGTCCGATTCTCGGCGTGGTCGAGAACATGAGCTATTTCGTCTGTCCGGATTGCGGCGAGCGCGACGAACTCTTTGGCCACGGCGGCGGCGAGCGGATGGCCGCCGAGGAAGGGATCCCGCTGCTCGCGAGGATCCCGATCTATCCCGAGGTGCGCCAGGCCGGCGACGACGGCATGCCGATAACGATCGCCAAACCCGAGCATCCTGCGAGCGTGGCGTTCATGGAACTCGCACGGCGGATTGCAAACGCCGCGGACGGTTGA
- a CDS encoding YfhL family 4Fe-4S dicluster ferredoxin: MATVITEECINCGACEPECPNTAIYEGGAQWELNGATTPAIKDDLYYIVPDKCTECVGFFDQEQCAAVCPVDCCIPDPKIPETEEVLIERARVLHPEQTFGAEYPSRFRKG; this comes from the coding sequence ATGGCCACGGTAATAACAGAAGAATGCATTAACTGCGGTGCGTGCGAGCCGGAATGCCCCAACACCGCGATTTACGAAGGCGGCGCGCAATGGGAGCTTAACGGCGCGACCACGCCCGCGATCAAGGACGACCTCTACTATATCGTCCCCGACAAATGCACCGAATGCGTCGGCTTCTTCGACCAGGAGCAGTGCGCGGCGGTTTGCCCGGTCGATTGCTGCATCCCGGACCCCAAGATTCCCGAGACCGAAGAGGTCCTGATCGAGCGCGCTCGCGTGCTCCATCCCGAGCAAACCTTCGGCGCCGAATACCCCTCGCGGTTTCGAAAGGGCTGA
- a CDS encoding inositol-3-phosphate synthase — MTTKDTVRIAPADGKLGVLLPGIGAVSTTFIAGVEAVKRGLGAPIGSLTQLATVRLGKRTEGRTPLIKDFVPLAKLEDLEFGGWDIYEDSAYEAARNAAVLDPALLEQVRAPLEKIHPMEAVFDQDYVRNIRGPNLKEARTKMDKAVMLMDDIRQFQKRTGVARTVMVWCGSTEVFHLPSAVHETLKAFEAGLANNDPEIAPSQIYAYAALKMGIPYANGAPNLTTDTPALLELARETNLPVCGKDFKTGQTFMKTLIAPGLKARMLGMSGWFSTNILGNRDGEVLEDPGSFKSKEETKLSVLDQILQPELHPQLYSDVFHSVKINYYPPRGDSKEGWDNIDIFGWLGYPMQIKINFLCRDSILAAPLVLDLVLFLDLARRAGMRGIQEWLSFYFKAPMHAPNIYPEHDIFIQLMKLKNTLRWMRGEDLITHLGLEYYD; from the coding sequence TTGACGACAAAAGATACCGTCCGAATCGCGCCCGCGGACGGCAAGCTCGGCGTGCTGCTGCCCGGCATCGGCGCAGTCAGCACGACCTTCATCGCCGGAGTCGAGGCGGTTAAGCGCGGTCTGGGCGCGCCGATCGGATCTCTGACCCAGCTCGCCACCGTTCGCCTGGGCAAGCGCACCGAGGGACGCACGCCGCTGATCAAGGACTTCGTGCCGCTCGCCAAGCTGGAAGATCTCGAATTCGGCGGATGGGACATTTACGAAGACAGCGCCTACGAAGCGGCGCGCAACGCGGCGGTCCTCGACCCCGCGCTGCTGGAGCAGGTGCGCGCGCCGCTGGAAAAAATTCATCCGATGGAGGCGGTGTTCGACCAGGACTACGTGCGCAACATCCGCGGCCCCAATCTGAAGGAAGCGCGCACCAAGATGGACAAGGCTGTGATGCTGATGGATGACATCCGGCAGTTCCAGAAACGCACCGGCGTCGCGCGCACGGTGATGGTCTGGTGCGGCTCGACCGAGGTGTTCCATCTCCCGTCGGCGGTCCATGAGACGCTCAAAGCCTTCGAGGCCGGGCTCGCCAACAATGATCCCGAAATCGCGCCAAGCCAGATCTATGCCTACGCCGCGCTCAAGATGGGAATCCCATACGCAAACGGCGCGCCCAACCTGACCACCGACACGCCCGCGCTGCTGGAACTCGCGCGCGAGACCAACCTCCCCGTCTGCGGCAAGGACTTCAAGACCGGGCAGACGTTTATGAAGACGCTGATCGCGCCCGGGCTGAAGGCTCGCATGCTGGGGATGTCGGGATGGTTCTCGACCAACATCCTGGGTAATCGCGACGGCGAGGTGCTGGAGGATCCCGGCTCGTTCAAGTCCAAGGAAGAGACCAAGCTGTCGGTGCTGGACCAGATCCTTCAGCCCGAGCTGCATCCGCAGCTTTACAGCGACGTGTTCCACTCGGTGAAAATCAACTACTACCCGCCGCGCGGCGACTCCAAAGAGGGCTGGGACAATATCGATATCTTCGGATGGCTCGGCTATCCGATGCAGATCAAGATCAACTTCCTGTGCCGCGATTCGATCCTGGCGGCGCCGCTGGTGCTCGACCTCGTGTTGTTTCTCGATTTGGCCCGTCGCGCCGGCATGCGCGGGATTCAGGAATGGCTGTCATTCTACTTCAAGGCGCCGATGCACGCGCCGAACATCTATCCCGAACACGACATCTTCATCCAGCTGATGAAGCTCAAGAACACGCTGCGCTGGATGCGCGGCGAGGACCTCATCACGCATCTCGGGCTTGAATACTACGATTGA